A window of the Microtus pennsylvanicus isolate mMicPen1 chromosome 4, mMicPen1.hap1, whole genome shotgun sequence genome harbors these coding sequences:
- the Hrh2 gene encoding histamine H2 receptor, which translates to MEPNGTIHSCCLDSTVWKVTISLILTTLILITIAGNVVVCLAVSLNRRLRSLTNCFIVSLAATDLLLGLLVLPFSAIYQLSFKWTFGRVFCSIYTSLDVMLCTASILNLFMISLDRYCAVTDPLRYPVLVTPVRVAISLVFIWVISITLSFLSIHLGWNSRNETRGDNDTSKCKVQVNEVYGLVDGLVTFYLPLLIMCVTYYRIFKIAREQAKRINHIGSWKAATIREHKATVTLAAVMGAFIICWFPYFTTFVYRGLRGDDAINEVVEGIVLWLGYANSALNPILYAAFNRDFRMAYQQLFCCKLASHNPYKSSLRLNSSLLSRNQSREVRWQEEKPLKLQVWSRKEITPPQGTPDRRPVLSCNTCSNNLLSCCKSLWGLRFLRQHPQGASEEQSGELQSEKAERIPSQEEMRALPCEVV; encoded by the exons ATGGAGCCCAATGGCACTATCCATTCCTGTTGCTTAGACTCTACTGTATGGAAAGTCACCATCAGTTTGATCCTCACCACCCTCATCCTCATCACCATTGCTGGCAATGTGGTCGTCTGCCTGGCTGTCAGCCTAAACCGTCGGCTCCGCAGTCTGACCAATTGCTTCATTGTGTCCTTGGCGGCTACTGACCTGCTGCTTGGCCTCCTGGTGCTGCCCTTCTCTGCCATTTACCAGCTCTCTTTCAAGTGGACCTTTGGCCGGGTCTTCTGCAGCATCTACACCAGCCTGGATGTGATGCTCTGCACAGCCTCCATCCTCAACCTCTTCATGATCAGCTTGGACCGCTACTGTGCTGTCACAGACCCACTGAGGTACCCCGTGCTGGTCACTCCAGTTCGTGTTGCCATTTCTTTGGTCTTCATTTGGGTCATTTCCATCACCCTATCCTTCCTGTCTATTCACCTGGGGTGGAACAGCAGAAACGAGACCAGGGGAGACAATGACACCTCCAAGTGCAAAGTGCAGGTCAACGAGGTGTACGGGCTGGTGGACGGGCTGGTCACCTTCTACCTGCCTCTTCTCATCATGTGTGTCACCTACTACAGAATCTTTAAGATCGCCAGGGAGCAGGCCAAAAGGATCAATCACATCGGCTCCTGGAAGGCAGCCACCATCAGAGAGCACAAAGCCACTGTGACGTTGGCTGCGGTCATGGGAGCGTTCATAATCTGCTGGTTTCCCTACTTCACGACATTTGTTTATCGTGGGCTGAGAGGGGATGATGCCATCAATGAGGTGGTTGAAGGCATCGTTCTGTGGCTAGGCTACGCCAATTCAGCCCTGAACCCTATCCTGTACGCTGCTTTCAACAGAGACTTCCGCATGGCTTACCAACAGCTCTTCTGCTGCAAGCTTGCCAGCCACAACCCCTACAAATCCTCCCTGAGGCTGAACAGTTCTCTGCTGTCCAGGAACCAAAGCCGAGAAGTCAGATGGCAGGAGGAGAAGCCCCTGAAGCTCCAAGTGTGGAGTAGGAAAGAAATCACACCTCCCCAAGGAACCCCAGACAG GAGACCAGTGCTGTCCTGCAACACCTGCTCCAATAACCTTCTAAGCTGCTGTAAGAGCCTATGGGGGCTTCGTTTTCTCCGGCAACACCCACAAGGCGCCTCAGAGGAACAGTCGGGAGAGCTACAATCTGAGAAGGCAGAAAGGATACCATCACAGGAAGAAATGAGGGCACTGCCCTGTGAGGTTGTCTAG